CGTCAGGATCCAGGCCACTGTTGCAACTATGATGGTTGCATGAGCCCCAACTGATAGCAAAAATAACTGAATCATCATTTTTTGCATCCAGCTTTTGTAAATCCAATAGCTTATCCATAAAAGTGCCTCCTTAAATATAAATGTCTTTAAATTATACTATATTCCTAAATGAATGTCAAATCTTTTTTGCATTTATATATTTTCAACTTTTGAACAGATAATTGATAATAAGTCTAATACAAAAATATTTGTCCGACATGTATTTTTAAATATTTAAAAAATTGCTATCTTGAAATTTTATGTTTTTCCGGTAAAATAAAATCGTAACCGAAAGAAAAGCAGCTATACTGCCAGTGGTATAACAAGTGCTGCAAGCTGACAACTGGGACAAACCGGCCTTTTCTTTTTCCTTGCGAAGCCTTTTGATAACAAGGTTTTGTTGTTCTCTTAAAAACACACTTATTCATAATATTTTAACTAAATATAGTATTGATACAATTAAAAATAGCATGATATAATTATAAATATAGTTATGTTAACCTATCTAAAGGCAGGTATACAAAACCAATCCGACATTTTGCGCTCCCAAAAAATCCTCTGCGTTCTTTGCGCCCCCTGCGGTTAAATACCGAGTCCCAGCTGTTCGCAATGTCAGGTTGAAACGGGTGTTAGGCTTTAATTTTTTATTATCGCTTATAAATTCTTTAGGTGTTTGTACTATTATTTCCCTTTCTTTATAATCTTTTATATTTCGTGTTAATAATATTTTTATTCCATACCTCATTGCCGTATAATATTGTAAAGCATCTTCGAAATCTGAGAACTTTGAATTCAAAGCTAAATCTACTTCTTTTTCTTCTACCGGTATTACTTTAACAAGCAACCTCAGTTTCCGTAATGCTTCTTTTGATTTTTGTATACCTAATAACTTATATTTTCTAAATCCTGCTCTTTTATAATGCCGCTCAATTCTTTGACCAGCGGAGATATTTCTTCTATCCTTTGATTTATACCCATTGAATTATTAAAAAGATCTTCAACAAATTTTGACATACTTTTTTTATTTTTGACCGCATAATGTCTCATCGATTCAGCAATATTTTTATCTATTTTTAAAATCAATTCAGTTTTCATTTAGTCACCTCTCTGATATTATATCATAAAATCTGCAAATGATATAGTGATTTAGTGATAACATTATTATTTTTACTTCTGTGCGATAGTAAGTCTAACGGGCGGCGGATAAGCTGCATTGCCGCAAAGGCAATGTCAGGTTGAAGCGGGTGTTAGGTATTTTTATGCATACACATAAGTCTTTATTTCTTCAAGCTGGGGAGCAAGTTCCAATTTAGCATTCCGAATATCTATGTCATTCTGTAATGACATAAAATATCCATCGGACACTCCGAAAAATTTTGCAAGACGCAAAGATGTATCTATGGTAATTCTCCTGCGGTTATGAAGAATATCCTGAATACGGGAAGTTGGAACATTTATTTCTCTTGCAACTTTATAGGCTGAAAGACTAAGAGGAATGAAAAATTCTTCACTAAGGATTTCTCCCATTGTAGGTGTTTCAATATAATTAGACATGGTTCGCTCCTAGTGGTAATCCACAATTTCTACATCATAATAATGCCCATTTTTTTCAGTAAAACAGACACGCCACTGATTATTTATACGGATTGAATGCTGACCTTTTCTGTTTCCAACAAGAAGTTCCAGGTGATTGCTAGGCGGCACTCGTAAATCTTCCAGACACTTTGCGTTATCCAGCATCATCAGTTTACGCAAGGCGGCTTTCTGTATTGTAGTAGGAAGCCGTTTAGAAAACTTCTGATCATAGATAAGTTCAGTATCTTTATCCGCAAAACTCTTTATCATAATCACATTATATACCTTTCACATGTATATGTCAAGCAGATAATAGTGTTGAAATCGACATAAAGCCACATACTACCACTAACTTTTTTTCCTGAAAGTTCAATTCTATTTAAGAAAATAGGCTAGACTTGTTTTCTTAAATATTTTTTATTAATCTGTTAATCTGTGAAATATTTTTCTTTTTTATATATATTTTTAAGAATTCGTATTTACATGTCAAGTCGATTATTCCAATAGCATCACATATTATTTTCCAATTAATCTATTTCAGTTCTAGACTTATTTTCAGTTGAACATCACTATAATATTTCAAACAACCACTCAAAAATAGCTCAAGCTATAGAAACAAGCGACAAAGACTGTATGATTACACCCTACATATAGTATAATCATACAGTGATAAATAGACTCATCTATTCATTATCATCGTCATCTTTCTCTTTATCGTTATCATCATAATGGATATGACCGCTTCCGAATGGAGTATCAAAATCGATGTCTAAGATAACTTTATTTGTAATATCAATATCAGACATAAAACACCTCCTATAAATTTATTTTTAGATCGATAAATGTTATAGGTCGGTTCCGAACCTGCCTGCCTTTAGGCAGGTCAACCTAACATAGGTTCGCAACCGATATACGGACAAACCTCGTTGCGGTTAAATACCGAACCTCAGCTGTCCCTGCCGGCAACGTTCCCCTTTAATTGATTTTTTCCCGTCTTTGTGATAAACTTTCAAGCGGTTAAAGGATTGAAGATTTAATGAAAGAAAAAAAAGAAATTTTTACACTTTTACATCAAGATGCGGCTTCACCTGCAAGGACGGGAGTTTTGGAGCTGCCTCATGGAAAGGTGCTTACTCCGGCCTTTATGCCTGTTGGAACAGCGGCTACCGTAAAGGCGATGACAAAGGATGACTTAGACGAAATAGGTTTTGAAATTATTTTGGCCAATACATACCATCTTTTTTTACGGCCGGGAATTGAAGTTATAAAAGCGGCAGGGGGCTTACACGGCTTTTCAGGCTGGAAAAAAAACTTTTTAACCGATTCAGGGGGCTTTCAAGTTTTTTCGCTTTCACAATTAAGAAAAATTACCGAAGAGGGTGTAAAATTTCAAAGCCACATAGACGGAAGCCGTCAATTTTTAAGCCCTGAAATTGCGGTAGAATTGCAGACGGGCTTTAACAGCGACATTCAAATGCAGCTGGACATCTGCTCTTCTTTTGGGATAAGCAAAACCCAAACCCTTGCCGACCTTAAAATAACTATGAACTGGCTCGACAGAGCCTTTGCAGCTTGGCATAATACCCCCGATGAATATGACGGAGCCCTCTTTCCTATCGTGCAAGGCGGGTTCTTTGAAGACCTAAGACTTCAAAGCCTTGAAGCTATCTTAAAGCATGAACCTAGGGGAATTGCCATAGGCGGCCTTTCCATAGGAGAACCTAAAGACCTCTACCAAGAATATTTGAGTTTTACTGCAAAGCATATCCCAAAAAATAAACCTCTCTATGTAATGGGAATAGGAACCCCCGACTACATCCTCGAAGCCGTAAAAAACGGAGTCGATATTTTTGATTGTGTACTGCCTTCCCGAAATGCCCGGAATGGAAACCTTTTTACCCATGAAGGAGCCATTTCAATTAAGCGGAAAGAATACGAGTTCGACTTTAACCCGATCGATTCTCAATGCAAGTGCAAGGTTTGCCGACAATATACAAGGGCCTATTTGCGGCATTTATTTAGAACAAAAGAAATTTTATACTCAATGCTTGCAACTTATCATAACTTGGCTTTTTTATATAGTATGGTACAAGACATAAGAGAGGCCATTCAAAACGATTCTTTTAACGATTATTATAAAAATTTTTTAAAGAAATATGAAAACCGTTTAGAATAAGTATTTTGTAAGCCTTAAAATCGGTAGTGTTTTGTAAGGCAAAAACTTGTATCACGGAGGATAATTTATGAAAACCCTAAAAAAAGAATTAAACTTTTTTTTAAAACCCGGCGTGCTAAGCCTCCTATTTATTTTAAGCTTAGCAGTTCTACTTGGAGCCAAAGAAACCGCCCAGCCTCCTTCAGAAAATCAGGCAACTCAAGCTGATGAAAAAAAGAAAAAAGAAGTTTCGGAATTTGAAGAAAAAAGAGATACGATTCTTTACGGCATTGGCGACGATATCTTGGAACTTATAAAAAAACTAAAAGCCGATGAAGATGACCGCTTTGATGCCGATTTGCAGAAAGTATTTGCCGAGACCAAGATTCCTGCAATCAGAGAAGCCTTATTTGCTTACTTTGCCGAAAAAAAGAACGATTGCTTAAAGACCGATGCCCTCATGCTCTTGGAAAATAAAGATGACGCCCCCCAAGAAACCGTCCGTTCGGCGATTTCCTACATACGGGAACTTGAGATATATGAAGGCATAGATTTTTTAAGGCAAATCTTAAAAGATGAACAAGACGAATACAGGGACCTTTGTATTTCTGCAATAGGAAAGATAGGAAAACCGGAGGATGCAGTTTTTCTTACAGAGCTTTTTGATTCTGAAAGTTCCGATGACGAAAAAAAATCACTAATAATAAAACAAAACATAATGTTTGCCTTGGAAGATTTGCACACCCCCGAAATCAGTGATTTTTTAATTAGAGTCGCTGAAGACTCCGATGAAAATTCCATCATAAGAGGCAGTGCTGCTTCAGCTCTTGGAAAAATAGGCAACGAAGATGCTGTTCCGATTTTGTCGGAACTTTTTGAAGATAAGGATCCGGTTTTAAGAACAGCTGCGATAAAGGGCATTGCAAGCTTTAAGGACGAAAAAGCCAAAAGCATCTTGACCCAAGCCTTTAAGGATTCTTATTATAAAGTAAGACTGCAAGCCGTTCAGTCCGCAAAAGAAGAAAAAGCAGAAGATGCCGTTCCGTTTATTTTATACCGTGCAAAAAAAGATCCTGAAAATGTTGTAAAACTGGCCGCCATAGAAGCCCTCTCCCATTTTAACAATGCGGAAGCAAACGAATGGCTCATAGATTCTTTTAATGAAGAAATGACAGGCTTATCAATCCGCTTAAAAATTGCCGAAAGCCTTTTAAAGAATAATTTTAATGTAATTTTTGATGATGTAAAGAAGGCTGCATTAAAAGCTATTTCAGACAAGAAGCAAAATAAATTTTCCGCAGAGCTGGGCAAGGTTATTTCAAAAGTTGAAAACAGAGGAACAGCCCCCATAGCCGAGGCCTATCTAAATCATAAGGATCCGATTTTTAAGAGTATAGGGCTTGATATGTTTAAACGGAATAGATATCCCGAGCTGGTGTCCCTTGTTTCCTTAATTGCCGAAGACGAAAAAAACGGAGCTTTAAGCCGACGAGCTAAAGGCCTCTTACAATCCGGTAATACAAATAGCTCTCAAAACAATCAAACAGGCACTAAATAAAAATGGCAAACCGCTCTTGGTCTTCCGAAGCCCTTGTTCTTTCATTGAAGACATTCGGGGAGGGGCACAGAAACGCCCTTCTCCTCTTACCAGATACGGAACACTCCTGCAAGCTGGTAGATGCAGCCGTATTCGGCGGGCCTAAAAGCAAACTGCGAAGCATGGTCATTCCTTACCACACGGGAGAAGTTTGGATTTATTCCAACCCCATAAAAAATTCAAACAAGATAAGCGACTTTAAGGTAAGCGACTACCGCATAGGCCTC
The DNA window shown above is from Treponema denticola and carries:
- a CDS encoding DUF6364 family protein — encoded protein: MKTELILKIDKNIAESMRHYAVKNKKSMSKFVEDLFNNSMGINQRIEEISPLVKELSGIIKEQDLENISY
- a CDS encoding HigA family addiction module antitoxin, with translation MSNYIETPTMGEILSEEFFIPLSLSAYKVAREINVPTSRIQDILHNRRRITIDTSLRLAKFFGVSDGYFMSLQNDIDIRNAKLELAPQLEEIKTYVYA
- a CDS encoding type II toxin-antitoxin system RelE/ParE family toxin, with product MIKSFADKDTELIYDQKFSKRLPTTIQKAALRKLMMLDNAKCLEDLRVPPSNHLELLVGNRKGQHSIRINNQWRVCFTEKNGHYYDVEIVDYH
- the tgt gene encoding tRNA guanosine(34) transglycosylase Tgt; the encoded protein is MKEKKEIFTLLHQDAASPARTGVLELPHGKVLTPAFMPVGTAATVKAMTKDDLDEIGFEIILANTYHLFLRPGIEVIKAAGGLHGFSGWKKNFLTDSGGFQVFSLSQLRKITEEGVKFQSHIDGSRQFLSPEIAVELQTGFNSDIQMQLDICSSFGISKTQTLADLKITMNWLDRAFAAWHNTPDEYDGALFPIVQGGFFEDLRLQSLEAILKHEPRGIAIGGLSIGEPKDLYQEYLSFTAKHIPKNKPLYVMGIGTPDYILEAVKNGVDIFDCVLPSRNARNGNLFTHEGAISIKRKEYEFDFNPIDSQCKCKVCRQYTRAYLRHLFRTKEILYSMLATYHNLAFLYSMVQDIREAIQNDSFNDYYKNFLKKYENRLE
- a CDS encoding HEAT repeat domain-containing protein; protein product: MKTLKKELNFFLKPGVLSLLFILSLAVLLGAKETAQPPSENQATQADEKKKKEVSEFEEKRDTILYGIGDDILELIKKLKADEDDRFDADLQKVFAETKIPAIREALFAYFAEKKNDCLKTDALMLLENKDDAPQETVRSAISYIRELEIYEGIDFLRQILKDEQDEYRDLCISAIGKIGKPEDAVFLTELFDSESSDDEKKSLIIKQNIMFALEDLHTPEISDFLIRVAEDSDENSIIRGSAASALGKIGNEDAVPILSELFEDKDPVLRTAAIKGIASFKDEKAKSILTQAFKDSYYKVRLQAVQSAKEEKAEDAVPFILYRAKKDPENVVKLAAIEALSHFNNAEANEWLIDSFNEEMTGLSIRLKIAESLLKNNFNVIFDDVKKAALKAISDKKQNKFSAELGKVISKVENRGTAPIAEAYLNHKDPIFKSIGLDMFKRNRYPELVSLVSLIAEDEKNGALSRRAKGLLQSGNTNSSQNNQTGTK